The window CCAAACCGACCGTGCCGTAGACCGGCGGCGACTGCGGCCCGTCAACACCCGATCCGCGTCAAGGAGCCAGGCAACGAAAAGCGCACGGCGAAGATCGAGGCAGCAGAACCGACCGCCCCGCGAAACAGCGCCCCAACCAGCAGCCCGAAACAGCGGCCCGGAACAGCAGCGCGGAGCAGCGGCCCGAAACAGCAGCCCGAAACAGCAGCGCGGAGCAGCGGCCCGAAACAGCAGCCCGAAACAGCAGCGCGGAGCAGCGACCCGAAACAGCGGCAGCGGACCACCGGCCCGGAACAGCAGCGCGGCTGGAACCGGTGTCAGCGGCTGCAACCGCTGGTCAGCCGAGGGGTAGGCCGTCCTGGAGCAGGGTCAGCGCCTTCTCCAAGCGGTGGTAGTCGTGAAGGGTCATGCCGTCGGTCAAGACGCGGTTCGATGGGAGGACCGCCAGCATGGCGCCGACCGCGGCGCCCGCCGTGACCCGGGCCGAGAAGTCGTCGGCGGGTAGGCCCGCCCGCTCGGCGATCGCCTCGGCGACCAGGTCGATCGCGTCGGTCATCTGGTGCATGATGCGCGCTCTCAACTCAGGGACTCCGAGCGCTAGAGCCTGGCGCCGGCGCTCGAACTCCCACGTCTCCGGGCTCATGTTCGAAAAGACCTCGTGCACCGCCCGCAGGATGGCCTCGACCGCCTGGAACTCGGCCGGCTGGGCGCGGATCGCGTGGACCAGCACCGCGTCGACGTCGTCGACCAGGATCGCGGCCTCCTTCGTCGGGAAGTAGCGGAAGAACGTGCTCGGCGAGATCTCCGACGCCTCCGCGATCTGCTCCACCGTCGTCGCGGCGTAGCCCTGCTCCTCGATCAGCCGCATCGCCTGCTCGCGAATGGTGGCGCGGGTCTTCGCCTTCTTACGGGCGCGCAGGCTGTCCGAGGGGGCGCTCATACTCCCGATTCTGCCAGCACCGCCGCTGGTCGCCCGGTGCGCGCACCGCGCGGCAGGATCATCAGGGCCAGGACCACGCCGGCCGCTGCGACGCCGCCGGAGACGACCAGTGACAGATCCATGCCGTGCACGAACGCAGCCCGTACTGCGGCCAGCAGGTCGTCGTCGCCGAGGCGCTGGGCCACGGCGGCTCCGGCGGCGGCGCTGTCGCGCACCTGCTCCCCCGCCGCGTCGGGCAGTGCCGAGCGATACCCCGCATTCAGCACCATGCCCAGGACGGCGACCCCGATGGCGCTGCCCACCTGGCGGATCGCCTGAATCAGGGCATTGCCGACCCCGCTGCGCTCGGCGTCGAGGGTGCTGATCGTGACATTCATCGAGGTGGGCATGGTGAGGCCGAGGCCGACACCGGCAACGCCGATCCAGGCGCCGACCACCGCATAACCCGCCGCGGCGTCGGTGGCCGCGCCGGTGAACAGGGCGGCGGCCATCAGCGCGAGACCGGCGGCGATCACCACTCGCGGGCCGAACCGGGCGGCCAGTTTCTCACCGACTCGGGCTCCGACCATGAGGCCGCCGATCACCGGCAGCAGCCGGACGCCGGTGCCGAACGCGTCGGCTCCACCGACTGCCTGGAACAGCTGCGGCAGCGCGAACAGCAGACCGAAGAAGGCGAACCCGGCGATGGTGGCGAGCAGCGTACCCCCGGCGAACGACCGGTTGCGGAAGAGAGCGAGATCGATCAGCGGCGCGGCGGCCCGTCGCTGCCACCACACCAGCGCGGCGAGCGCGAACAACCCGACCGCGATGATCACCGAGGCACGCAGGTCACCCCAGCCGCGCTCGCCGGCTTCGATGATGCCGTACGTCACGGCGACCAGCCCTGTCGTCGACAGCAGGATGCCGGGCAGATCGAACCGGCGGGCCCGGTCACCATACGACTCGGGCACGAGGAC of the Actinoplanes sichuanensis genome contains:
- a CDS encoding MFS transporter; amino-acid sequence: MVAFRTAHRWSALAALALCTVVIGLDSTVLSVALPTLARDLGATTADLQWFTTSYLLVLAAALLPAGMLGDRFGRKRLLLIALAIFGVASAACALADTTGQLIAARAVLGLGSAVIMSLIGAVLTVLFDERERPRALTIWITANALGIPLGPLLGGWLLDNFHWGSVFLINLPIVVLGLIAVAVLVPESYGDRARRFDLPGILLSTTGLVAVTYGIIEAGERGWGDLRASVIIAVGLFALAALVWWQRRAAAPLIDLALFRNRSFAGGTLLATIAGFAFFGLLFALPQLFQAVGGADAFGTGVRLLPVIGGLMVGARVGEKLAARFGPRVVIAAGLALMAAALFTGAATDAAAGYAVVGAWIGVAGVGLGLTMPTSMNVTISTLDAERSGVGNALIQAIRQVGSAIGVAVLGMVLNAGYRSALPDAAGEQVRDSAAAGAAVAQRLGDDDLLAAVRAAFVHGMDLSLVVSGGVAAAGVVLALMILPRGARTGRPAAVLAESGV
- a CDS encoding acyl-CoA-like ligand-binding transcription factor, with the translated sequence MSAPSDSLRARKKAKTRATIREQAMRLIEEQGYAATTVEQIAEASEISPSTFFRYFPTKEAAILVDDVDAVLVHAIRAQPAEFQAVEAILRAVHEVFSNMSPETWEFERRRQALALGVPELRARIMHQMTDAIDLVAEAIAERAGLPADDFSARVTAGAAVGAMLAVLPSNRVLTDGMTLHDYHRLEKALTLLQDGLPLG